The following coding sequences lie in one Silene latifolia isolate original U9 population chromosome 5, ASM4854445v1, whole genome shotgun sequence genomic window:
- the LOC141655271 gene encoding uncharacterized protein LOC141655271 — MPEVVKVECPERKSGWREKEPYLTDRHHFGELTTLGIKNAENLAIPSVRNDAAFLTTVVGTAGALAVLAGQLPGILYETQQPSEMPSCYCRIGASLYLTLTEVSLPLLVLAIGSVFLGKKHLLRLLQAIIGRFSAVFPDYQERLARHEAAQFLVGYLLGLPILDYSMDIGKEHVNLVNDKLEKLYIQREAGFQGTRQVLLAASLLKNNKGVHEALMDAMSKKASPLECIKAIEMDS; from the exons ATGCCAGAGGTAGTTAAAGTGGAATGCCCAGAGAGAAAAAGTGGTTGGCGCGAGAAAGAACCTTATCTGACAGACAG ACATCATTTTGGGGAGCTGACAACTCTTGGAATAAAGAATGCTGAAAATCTTGCAATTCCTAGTGTCAGAAATGAT GCAGCATTTCTAACTACAGTGGTGGGTACAGCAGGAGCTTTGGCTGTTCTTGCAGGCCAGCTTCCAGGG ATACTCTACGAAACTCAGCAGCCATCTGAAATGCCATCATGTTATTGTAGGATTGGGGCTTCTTTGTACCTTACCTTAACGGAAGTGTCCCTCCCTTTACTGGTTTTAGCCATAGGAAGCGTTTTCCTGGGTAAGAAGCACCTCTTGAG GCTTCTTCAGGCGATCATTGGTAGATTCTCAGCCGTGTTTCCTGATTATCAAGAGAGACTAGCTAGACATGAAGCCGCTCAGTTTTTAG TCGGCTATTTGCTTGGGCTTCCTATATTGGACTATTCAATGGATATTGGCAAAGAGCATGTTAATCTAGTGAATGACAAATTGGAGAAGCTTTATATACAGCGGGAAGCTGGATTCCAAGGAACTAGACAG GTTTTGTTGGCAGCATCGCTCTTAAAAAACAATAAAGGAGTCCATGAAGCTCTCATGGATGCAATGTCAAAGAAGGCGTCTCCACTTGAGTGTATCAAAGCTATTGAAATGGACTCCTAG